A single genomic interval of Polyangia bacterium harbors:
- the rpmB gene encoding 50S ribosomal protein L28, which yields MPAQCAVCGKQRRVANNVSHSNIKTKSIQRPNLRRVRAKVNGANKHIRVCTRCLRSGAVSKAG from the coding sequence ATGCCAGCGCAGTGTGCCGTCTGCGGGAAACAACGTCGGGTCGCGAACAACGTTAGCCACTCGAACATCAAGACCAAAAGCATCCAGCGTCCCAACCTTCGCCGCGTCCGCGCCAAGGTGAACGGCGCCAACAAGCACATCCGCGTGTGCACCCGCTGCCTGCGCTCCGGCGCGGTCAGCAAAGCCGGCTAG
- a CDS encoding DUF721 domain-containing protein yields MKPARGPIVYRKRREAMPAPETSADLMGATLARLGGHGRALEFRVFESYQSTVGAMLRDRTAPERLLGTTLMVRVESSALGHELTMLKGEILMKMTATLGPGIVVDIRTRVGPLATSFAPR; encoded by the coding sequence ATGAAGCCGGCGCGTGGTCCGATCGTGTACCGTAAGCGCCGCGAGGCGATGCCGGCGCCGGAGACCTCCGCCGACCTGATGGGCGCGACGCTGGCGCGCCTGGGTGGACACGGCCGCGCCCTGGAGTTTCGCGTCTTCGAGAGTTACCAGTCCACCGTCGGCGCCATGCTGCGCGACCGCACCGCGCCGGAGCGCCTGCTGGGCACGACGCTGATGGTGCGGGTGGAAAGTTCGGCGCTCGGTCACGAGCTGACCATGCTGAAGGGCGAGATCTTGATGAAGATGACGGCGACGTTGGGCCCGGGAATCGTCGTCGACATCCGCACCCGCGTCGGCCCGCTGGCGACCAGCTTCGCGCCCCGCTGA
- the trpA gene encoding tryptophan synthase subunit alpha has translation MSRLGACFARTRAEKRKALVLYLTAHDPDGATSLRVLLAAAEAGADIIEIGVPWSDPSADGEVIQAAMHRALAAGGGLRRTLELCQAVRDKHPHVGLVLFGYANPIVVMGPEVFAQRAADAGADAVLCVDYPPDEDKELTSALTRRGLDFIPLLAPTSTAARIAAAAAVASGFIYYVSLTGITGTRLVNVAEPRVHVDAIRAATGGKVPVVVGFGIKTPSDAREVAKFADGVVVGSAAVQLVEKAVADGRDPAIELGAFVRSLRDAIAG, from the coding sequence GTGAGCCGCCTTGGCGCTTGTTTTGCCCGGACCCGCGCCGAGAAACGCAAGGCGCTGGTGCTGTACCTGACCGCGCACGATCCCGACGGCGCCACCAGCTTGCGGGTGCTGCTGGCGGCCGCCGAAGCCGGCGCGGACATCATCGAGATCGGGGTTCCGTGGAGCGATCCTTCCGCCGATGGCGAGGTCATCCAGGCCGCCATGCACCGGGCGCTGGCGGCGGGCGGCGGCCTGCGCCGCACGCTGGAGCTGTGCCAGGCGGTGCGCGACAAACACCCGCACGTCGGCCTGGTGCTGTTCGGTTACGCCAACCCGATCGTGGTGATGGGTCCTGAGGTGTTCGCCCAGCGCGCCGCCGACGCCGGCGCCGACGCCGTGTTGTGCGTCGACTATCCGCCCGACGAGGACAAAGAACTGACCTCCGCCCTGACCCGCCGCGGACTTGATTTCATTCCGCTGCTGGCGCCGACGTCGACGGCGGCGCGCATCGCCGCGGCGGCCGCGGTGGCCAGCGGCTTTATTTATTACGTCTCGCTGACCGGCATCACCGGCACGCGCCTGGTCAACGTCGCCGAGCCGCGCGTCCATGTCGATGCCATCCGCGCCGCCACCGGCGGCAAGGTCCCGGTGGTGGTCGGCTTCGGCATCAAGACCCCGTCCGACGCGCGCGAGGTGGCCAAGTTCGCCGACGGCGTGGTGGTGGGCAGCGCCGCCGTGCAGTTGGTGGAGAAAGCCGTCGCCGACGGCCGCGACCCGGCGATTGAACTCGGAGCCTTCGTGCGCTCCCTGCGCGACGCCATCGCTGGATAA